A section of the Pseudomonas lini genome encodes:
- the lpdA gene encoding dihydrolipoyl dehydrogenase, with protein sequence MQTLNTTLLIIGGGPGGYVTAIRAGQLGISTILVEGQSLGGTCLNIGCIPSKALIHVAEQFHQTQHHSQYSALGISVSAPTLDISKSVEWKDGIVDRLTTGVSALLKKHKVQVIQGWAKVIDGKTVEVGDTRIQCEHLVLATGSKSVNLPMLPIGGPIISSTEALAPKSMPKRLVVVGGGYIGLELGIAYRKLGAEVSVVEAQDRILPAYDAELTHPVYEALKQLDVKLYLKHSVEGFDSQGNTLQVRDPNGDTLNLETDQVLVAVGRKPNTQGWNLEALNLEMNGSAIKIDNRCQTSMRNVYAIGDLSGEPMLAHRAMAQGEMVAELISGKHREFNPTAIAAVCFTDPELVVVGKTPDEAKAAGLDCIVSSFPFAANGRAMTLESKSGFVRVVARRDNHVIVGWQAVGVGVSELSTAFGQSLEMGARLEDIAGTIHAHPTLGEAVQEAALRALGHALHL encoded by the coding sequence ATGCAGACCCTCAATACCACACTGCTGATCATCGGCGGCGGCCCTGGCGGCTATGTGACGGCGATCCGTGCCGGTCAGTTGGGCATTTCGACCATTCTGGTGGAAGGCCAATCGTTGGGCGGCACCTGCCTGAACATCGGCTGCATTCCGTCGAAGGCGTTGATCCACGTCGCCGAACAGTTCCATCAGACACAGCACCACAGCCAATACTCGGCGCTGGGCATCAGCGTCTCGGCGCCGACCCTGGACATCAGCAAGAGCGTCGAGTGGAAGGACGGCATCGTTGATCGCCTGACCACCGGCGTCTCGGCGCTGTTGAAGAAGCACAAGGTCCAGGTCATTCAAGGCTGGGCGAAAGTGATTGACGGCAAAACCGTCGAAGTCGGCGACACGCGCATTCAGTGCGAACACCTGGTGCTGGCCACCGGTTCGAAAAGCGTGAACCTGCCGATGCTGCCGATTGGCGGGCCGATCATTTCCTCCACCGAAGCGCTGGCGCCGAAAAGCATGCCGAAACGGTTGGTCGTGGTCGGTGGCGGTTACATCGGTCTGGAACTGGGGATTGCCTATCGCAAACTCGGCGCCGAGGTCAGTGTGGTCGAGGCCCAGGATCGCATCCTGCCGGCCTACGACGCCGAACTGACCCATCCGGTGTACGAAGCGCTCAAGCAACTCGACGTGAAGCTTTACTTGAAGCACAGCGTTGAAGGCTTTGATTCACAAGGCAATACGCTGCAAGTTCGTGATCCGAACGGCGACACCTTGAACCTGGAAACCGATCAGGTACTGGTAGCCGTCGGTCGCAAACCCAACACTCAAGGCTGGAACCTCGAAGCCTTGAATCTGGAAATGAACGGTTCGGCGATCAAGATCGATAACCGTTGCCAGACCAGCATGCGCAACGTCTATGCCATCGGCGATTTGAGCGGCGAACCGATGCTCGCCCACCGGGCCATGGCTCAGGGTGAAATGGTTGCCGAACTGATCAGCGGCAAACACCGCGAATTCAACCCGACCGCCATCGCCGCCGTGTGCTTCACCGACCCGGAACTGGTGGTGGTCGGCAAGACCCCGGACGAGGCCAAGGCTGCGGGGCTGGACTGCATCGTGTCCAGCTTCCCGTTCGCCGCCAATGGCCGGGCGATGACGCTGGAGTCGAAAAGCGGCTTCGTGCGGGTCGTGGCGCGCCGTGACAATCATGTGATTGTTGGCTGGCAGGCGGTGGGTGTAGGCGTTTCGGAGTTGTCGACGGCATTCGGTCAAAGCCTGGAAATGGGCGCTCGGCTGGAAGACATCGCCGGCACCATCCATGCGCATCCGACGCTCGGTGAGGCGGTGCAGGAAGCGGCGTTACGGGCGTTGGGCCACGCGTTGCACCTGTAA
- a CDS encoding branched-chain amino acid aminotransferase — MGNESINWDKLGFDYIKTDKRYLSHWRNGEWDKGTLTEDNVLHISEGSTALHYGQQCFEGLKAYRCKDGSINLFRPDQNAARMQRSCGRLLMPQVSTEQFIEACKDVVRANERFIPPYGTGGALYLRPFVIGVGDNIGVRTAPEFIFSIFCIPVGAYFKGGLTPHNFLISSYDRAAPQGTGAAKVGGNYAASLMPGSQAKKAHFADCIYLDPLTHTKIEEVGSANFFGITHDNKFVTPNSPSVLPGITRLSLIELAKTRLGLEVVEGDVFIDKLSDFKEAGACGTAAVITPIGGISYNDKLHVFHSETEVGPVTQKLYKELTGVQTGDVEAPASWIVKV; from the coding sequence ATGGGTAACGAAAGCATCAATTGGGACAAGCTGGGTTTTGACTACATCAAGACAGACAAGCGCTATCTGTCGCACTGGCGTAATGGCGAGTGGGACAAAGGCACCCTGACCGAAGACAACGTGCTGCACATCAGCGAAGGCTCCACTGCCCTTCACTATGGCCAGCAGTGCTTCGAAGGCCTGAAGGCCTACCGCTGCAAGGACGGTTCGATCAACCTGTTCCGCCCGGACCAGAACGCCGCACGCATGCAACGCAGCTGCGGTCGCCTGCTGATGCCGCAGGTGTCCACCGAACAGTTCATCGAAGCCTGCAAGGACGTGGTGCGCGCCAACGAGCGTTTCATCCCGCCTTACGGCACCGGCGGCGCGCTGTACCTGCGCCCGTTCGTGATCGGCGTGGGTGACAACATCGGCGTGCGTACCGCGCCCGAGTTCATCTTCTCGATCTTCTGCATCCCGGTCGGCGCTTATTTCAAGGGCGGCCTGACCCCGCACAACTTCCTGATCTCCAGCTACGACCGTGCCGCCCCACAAGGCACCGGCGCGGCCAAGGTCGGTGGCAACTACGCCGCCAGCCTGATGCCGGGCTCCCAAGCCAAGAAGGCGCATTTCGCCGACTGCATCTACCTGGATCCACTGACCCACACCAAAATCGAAGAAGTCGGCTCGGCCAACTTCTTCGGGATCACCCACGACAACAAGTTCGTCACCCCGAACTCCCCTTCGGTGTTGCCAGGCATCACTCGTCTGTCGTTGATCGAGCTGGCCAAAACCCGTCTGGGTCTGGAAGTGGTCGAAGGTGACGTGTTCATCGACAAGCTGTCCGACTTCAAGGAAGCCGGTGCTTGCGGTACCGCTGCAGTAATCACCCCGATCGGCGGCATCAGCTACAACGACAAGCTGCACGTGTTCCACAGCGAAACCGAAGTCGGCCCGGTCACCCAGAAGCTCTACAAAGAGCTGACCGGTGTACAGACCGGCGACGTCGAAGCGCCAGCGAGCTGGATCGTCAAAGTTTGA